In Raphanus sativus cultivar WK10039 chromosome 5, ASM80110v3, whole genome shotgun sequence, the following proteins share a genomic window:
- the LOC108857734 gene encoding probable E3 ubiquitin ligase SUD1, with protein MDDSPEVDESFSAEDDDEDLCRICRSPEEPGNPLRYPCSCRGSIKFVHGDCLRTWLNRRGGNNKCELCGRSYSFVPVYSENAPERLPCDEFLIGVLLRVAHYLKLLLLWIPVILFNTLCISLHPSCQVFVADAQTVLMSRKLAYLWVNFLCSSCVAFSILIISFIRIDVEDFRVGGLPGWFLPEGGGLVAGVLHFLWKYMKILCDWYYLKLIQFLGQPHRVILVPPVTLLDEFGGFRRLLFFFDDHVFAGLAISVFCCTLFVLLPFSVGWVVIATVGGSYLSGKSPVLLGYIILQSSYFAYFGILFILHQSSLPVIVRCLALGVHFITVTVTLPCRLLAFLVKACKNILLNKDAFVLFLKFGALPWIVGWFLDICTSPMFGTRSFQIYEIFFWMMSFRWLSGVCYLVTAAIMQIQEIMHKRAFWYLLDVTDPNYKITKLNLRHMFFALASHGVLLVIMFHLPIKSITLVSPSFFPLELWVSDESCFSGAASAIYFSLMHAGSGWLIVITKPAMELIVHKWIITVSSWLQLSDFLLVVPRGEGMMQPRRPYDDNGLLLYSLAEGSMVTICKSHNAENDVKEQRHNRYRTRIAIMLMLAALSLFLVSTAFMSLPILVGRVFSYSISFILLRYGVKHDDLCAFWIGYYILRAIYISLCFAFDHILTGRTDFLVKYILLRIRNALLFSIWISIIPGLLGLLIDLMIIIPLRVPLNESPIYFLIQDWLIGVVVLHLWTFLTMLTPIKCFATKAWRRKLERIKSVEINSLPSMWLLRDVIGSIINTLLTTLAIPYVLVKSLLPLLGYSQSVNAATERFIWPVSLALIAVWFMTKLTFELIIYLHKSIFNERYMVGERVGDLTEDL; from the exons ATGGACGATTCGCCGGAAGTCGACGAGAGTTTCTCAGCGGAAGACGACGACGAAGACCTGTGCCGGATTTGCCGATCGCCGGAGGAGCCAGGAAATCCGTTAAGGTATCCGTGCTCGTGCCGAGGCTCCATCAAGTTCGTTCACGGAGATTGCCTTCGTACCTGGCTCAATCGCCGCGGCGGAAACAACAAATGCGAG TTGTGCGGGCGTAGCTACTCGTTTGTTCCCGTTTACTCCGAGAATGCTCCGGAGAGGCTTCCTTGCGACGAGTTTCTGATTGGAGTGTTACTGAGAGTAGCACATTACTTGAAGTTGCTTCTTCTCTGGATTCCTGTGATTCTATTCAACACACTCTGTATCTCCTTGCATCCGTCGTGCCAAGTGTTTGTTGCTGACGCCCAGACAGTCCTCATGTCTCGCAAGCTAGCTTATCTGTGGGTTAACTTTCTTTGCAGCAGTTGCGTCGCTTTTTCTATCCTAATTATCAGTTTTATAAGGATTGATGTAGAAGATTTCAGAGTCGGGGGGCTTCCTGGTTGGTTTCTCCCTGAAGGAGGAGGACTTGTTGCTGGAGTTTTGCACTTCTTGTGGAAGTATATGAAGATCCTTTGTGATTGGTATTATCTTAAACTCATACAGTTCTTGGGGCAACCTCATCGAGTTATACTTGTTCCTCCAGTCACTCTACTTGATGAGTTTGGGGGTTTCCGGAggcttcttttctttttcgatGACCATGTCTTTGCT GGCCTTGCCATCAGCGTATTTTGTTGTACCCTCTTTGTTCTTCTGCCGTTTTCAGTTGGATGGGTTGTAATAGCAACTGTTGGTGGCAGCTACTTGTCTGGAAAATCGCCTGTTCTTCTTGGATACATTATTCTGCAGTCAAGTTACTTTGCTTACTTTGGAATCCTCTTCATTCTCCATCAAAGCTCACTTCCCGTCATAGTTCGATGCCTTGCGCTGGGGGTTCACTTCATAACAGTAACAGTGACATTGCCATGTCGCTTGTTGGCTTTCTTAGTAAAGGCCTGTAAAAACATATTACTCAATAAGGATGCTTTTGTCTTGTTCTTAAAATTTGGTGCTCTGCCTTGGATTGTTGGTTGGTTCCTCGATATCTGCACCTCCCCTATGTTTGGAACCAGGAGTTTTCAGatatatgagatttttttttggatgatGTCCTTTCGTTGGCTTTCGGGAGTCTGTTACTTGGTAACTGCTGCGATCATGCAAATCCAAGAG ATCATGCATAAACGAGCCTTTTGGTATCTCTTAGATGTTACAGATCCAAACTACAAGATCACCAAACTGAATCTTCGACACATGTTCTTTGCTCTTGCTTCTCATGGGGTATTGTTGGTGATTATGTTTCACTTACCAATTAAATCGATTACGCTTGTCAGTCCATCTTTTTTCCCTCTTGAGTTATG GGTCAGCGACGAAAGTTGTTTCAGTGGTGCTGCATCCGCAATTTATTTCAGTCTAATGCATGCGGGCTCCGGATGGTTAATCGTAATTACCAAACCAGCTATGGAACTCATAGTTCACAAGTGGATTATCACTGTTAGTTCTTGGCTTCAGCTGAGTGATTTCTTGCTGGTAGTGCCCCGAGGAGAGGGCATGATGCAACCGAGAAGGCCTTATGATGATAACGGTTTGTTGTTGTATTCATTAGCTGAAGGCTCTATGGTCACAATCTGTAAATCACATAATGCTGAAAACGATGTCAAAGAGCAAAGACATAACAG GTATCGGACAAGGATTGCTATAATGTTGATGCTAGCTGCTTTGAGTTTGTTTCTCGTTAGCACAGCCTTTATGTCTTTGCCAATTTTGGTTGGAAGAGTATTCTCTTACTCTATCTCCTTCATCCTGCTAAGATATGGAGTCAAACATGACG ATCTTTGTGCTTTTTGGATTGGATATTATATCCTCCGAGCAATCTATATCAGCCTTTGCTTTGCATTTGATCATATTTTGACGGGAAGAACTGATTTCCTTGTCAAATATATCTTGTTACGAATAAGAAatgctcttctcttctctataTGG ATCTCTATCATACCGGGACTGCTTGGCCTACTTATCGACCTTATGATCATCATCCCCTTACGAGTGCCACTAAATGAATCACCAATCTATTTCTTGATCCAAGATTGGTTGATAGGAGTAGTGGTGCTTCACCTCTGGACCTTTTTG ACAATGCTCACGCCTATCAAGTGTTTTGCAACCAAGGCATGGCGAAGGAAGTTGGAGAGAATCAAGAGCGTGGAAATCAATAGTCTTCCTTCAATGTGGCTGCTTCGAGATGTGATTGGCTCCATCATAAACACACTTCTGACCACACTCGCCATCCCTTACGTGCTGGTGAAGTCTCTGTTACCGTTGCTTGGATATTCCCAAAGCGTCAATGCAGCTACGGAGCGGTTTATTTGGCCAGTATCATTAGCCTTGATTGCGGTGTGGTTCATGACAAAGCTAACATTTGAGCTCATTATCTACTTGCACAAGTCGATCTTCAATGAACGGTACATGGTGGGTGAGAGAGTTGGGGATTTGACTGAAGATCTCTAG
- the LOC108863338 gene encoding uncharacterized protein LOC108863338 isoform X2: MGAPEKSQSNSNSLQRVKVYHLNEDGKWDDRGTGHVSIDYVERSEELSLCVIDEEDNETLLVHPINTEDIYRKQEDTIISWRDPERSTELALSFQETAGCSYVWDQICTMQRNLHFGSLNSETFHSLNSELKELPAVELTTLPLILKIVTESGMTDQIRLTEIILKDHDFFRNLMGVFKICEELENVDGLHMIFNIVKGIILLNSSQILEKIFGDELIMEIIGCLEYDPGVPHSQHHRNFLKEHVVFKEAIPIKDPLVLSKIHQTYRIGYLKDVVLGRVLDDAVVANLNSVIHANNAIVVSLLKDDITFIQELFTRLKSPSTSMESKKNLVYFLHEFCSLSKSLQVVQQLRLFRDLINEGIFHVIEEVLQIPDKKLVLTGADILMLFLAQDPNLLRSYVVRTEGTPLLGLLLKGMTEDFGDKMHCQFLEIIRTLLDANALSGGVQRANIMDIFYEKHLPELVDVITASCPDKSANTSEGAAGRISRKPEVLLNICELLCFCIMQDLSRTRCSFLQNNVTEKVLHLTRRKERYLVVAAIRFVRTLLYVHDDYVQSYVVKNNVLKPIMDVFIANGNRYNLLNSAVLDLLEHIRKGNATLLLKYIVDTFWDQLASFQCLTSIQAFKLKYEQCLERAEPKSTADAVDPRRRVEERALDKEEEDYFNEESDEEDSASASNSQKEKPDSNTQKDQPKPHLPNGVDASPSSSSSTRSGGLVDYEDDEDDEDYKPPPPPRKQPEEDEDELLRLKRKSLLVEREQEPSKKPRLGKRENVFTVLCSTLSHAVLTGKKSQGTAGSAAKEPEEPEESRSSENDRSSSDDESHKEDDGVCCCEQGTSSENGKLNAEESVVVAQKSSPPEMAVNGGAATL; this comes from the exons ATGGGCGCCCCGGAGAAGTCACAGTCTAATTCCAATTCGTTGCAG agAGTGAAGGTGTATCATTTGAATGAAGATGGTAAATGGGATGATAGAGGAACTGGGCATGTAAGCATCGACTATGTGGAG CGTTCTGAAGAACTCAGTCTATGTGTGATCGATGAAGAAGATAACGAGACGTTACTTGTGCATCCTATCAACACTGAGGATATTTACAGGAAGCAAGAAG ACACAATAATTTCATGGAGAGATCCGGAGCGCTCAACAGAATTGGCTTTGAGCTTCCAAGAAACTGCAGGGTGCTCTTATGTATG GGATCAAATCTGCACTATGCAACGCAATTTGCATTTCGGCTCCCTGAACA GTGAAACATTTCACAGCCTGAATAGTGAGTTGAAGGAGCTTCCTGCTGTAGAGCTCACTACACTTCCTCTAATACTGAAG ATTGTTACAGAGAGTGGCATGACAGATCAGATCCGTCTTACTGAAATTATATTGAAGGAT CATGATTTCTTCCGGAATCTGATGGGTGTGTTTAAAATATGTGAGGAATTGGAAAATGTTGATGGTCTTCACATGATATTCAATATCGTCAAGGGAATCA TTCTGCTCAACAGTTCTCAGATCCTGGAGAAAATATTTGGAGATGAGCTGATCATGGAAATTATCGGATGCCTTGAAT ATGACCCTGGTGTTCCTCACTCGCAGCATCACCGGAATTTTCTGAAGGAGCATGTCGTTTTTAAGGAG GCAATACCAATTAAAGATCCCTTAGTCCTGTCAAAGATACACCAAACCTACAGAATTGGTTACTTGAAG GATGTTGTTTTGGGTAGAGTACTAGATGATGCTGTTGTTGCAAACTTGAATTCAGTAATCCACGCGAACAATGCCATT GTTGTTTCGTTGCTGAAGGATGATATCACTTTTATTCAAGAATTATTTACAAGGTTGAAGTCACCATCTACATCTATGGAATCGAAGAAAAATTTG GTATATTTCTTGCACGAATTTTGTAGTTTAAGCAAGAGCCTCCAAGTGGTGCAGCAGCTGCGGCTTTTTAG GGACCTTATCAATGAAGGGATTTTTCATGTCATAGAGGAAGTCTTGCAGATTCCAGACAAAAAACTCGTATTAACTGG GGCAGATATCCTGATGCTTTTCTTGGCTCAAGACCCCAACCTTTTACGTTCTTATGTTGTTCGTACAGAAGGAACACCCCTGCTCGGTCTCCTG CTGAAGGGAATGACGGAAGACTTTGGTGATAAGATGCATTGCCAATTTCTAGAAATTATCCGAACATTACTGGATGCAAATGCATTGTCTGGTGGAGTTCAG AGAGCGAATATCATGGATATTTTCTACGAGAAGCATCTACCTGAGTTAGTAGATGTTATTACTGCCTCATGTCCTGACAAGTCAGCCAACACATCTGAAGGTGCAGCCGGAAGGATTAGCAGAAAGCCTGAAGTCCTCCTGAACATATGCGAACTGTTGTGCTTTTGCATCATGCAAGATTTATCTAGAACGAG ATGCAGTTTTCTCCAAAACAACGTGACTGAAAAGGTCTTGCATCTCACACGGAGAAAGGAAAGATACCTAGTGGTTGCTGCTATTCGATTTGTCCGTACTCTCCTATATGTGCAT GATGATTATGTCCAGAGTTACGTTGTTAAGAACAACGTTCTGAAACCGATTATGGATGTCTTCATTGCCAATGGGAACCGGTACAATCTGCTGAACTCTGCAGTCTTGGATCTACTTGAGCACATACGCAAG GGAAATGCGACTCTGTTGCTCAAATACATAGTTGACACGTTCTGGGACCAGTTGGCCTCCTTTCAGTGCTTGACCTCCATCCAGGCTTTCAAGCTCAAGTATGAACAG TGCTTAGAACGTGCCGAACCTAAAAGCACAGCCGATGCGGTTGATCCGAGAAGAAGAGTTGAGGAGCGTGCATTGGATAAAGAGGAGGAAGATTATTTCAATGAAGAGAG CGATGAAGAAGATTCTGCATCTGCTTCTAATTCACAAAAGGAAAAACCTGATTCTAATACACAGAAAGATCAACCAAAGCCTCATCTTCCAAATGGAGTGGATGCAagcccttcttcttcttccag CACGAGATCTGGAGGCTTGGTTGACTATGAGGACGATGAAGATGACGAGGACTAtaagcctcctcctcctcctcggaAGCAGCCAGAGGAGGACGAAGACGAGCTCCTTAGGCTGAAACGAAAATCCCTTTTGGTGGAAAGAGAACAAGAGCCATCCAAAAAACCAAGGCTGGGTAAAAGAGAGAATGTGTTTACTGTGCTGTGCTCGACGCTGAGCCATGCAGTGCTAACGGGTAAGAAAAGTCAAGGCACGGCTGGATCTGCAGCTAAGGAACCTGAGGAACCTGAGGAATCGAGAAGTAGTGAGAATGATAGAAGCAGTTCAGATGATGAGAGCCACAAGGAGGATGATGGAGTCTGCTGTTGTGAACAGGGAACATCATCGGAGAATGGAAAGCTAAATGCGGAAGAATCCGTGGTAGTAGCTCAAAAATCATCACCACCTGAAATGGCTGTAAATGGCGGTGCAGCCACACTAtaa
- the LOC108863338 gene encoding uncharacterized protein LOC108863338 isoform X1, with protein MGAPEKSQSNSNSLQRVKVYHLNEDGKWDDRGTGHVSIDYVERSEELSLCVIDEEDNETLLVHPINTEDIYRKQEDTIISWRDPERSTELALSFQETAGCSYVWDQICTMQRNLHFGSLNSETFHSLNSELKELPAVELTTLPLILKIVTESGMTDQIRLTEIILKDHDFFRNLMGVFKICEELENVDGLHMIFNIVKGIILLNSSQILEKIFGDELIMEIIGCLEYDPGVPHSQHHRNFLKEHVVFKEAIPIKDPLVLSKIHQTYRIGYLKDVVLGRVLDDAVVANLNSVIHANNAIVVSLLKDDITFIQELFTRLKSPSTSMESKKNLVYFLHEFCSLSKSLQVVQQLRLFRDLINEGIFHVIEEVLQIPDKKLVLTGADILMLFLAQDPNLLRSYVVRTEGTPLLGLLLKGMTEDFGDKMHCQFLEIIRTLLDANALSGGVQQRANIMDIFYEKHLPELVDVITASCPDKSANTSEGAAGRISRKPEVLLNICELLCFCIMQDLSRTRCSFLQNNVTEKVLHLTRRKERYLVVAAIRFVRTLLYVHDDYVQSYVVKNNVLKPIMDVFIANGNRYNLLNSAVLDLLEHIRKGNATLLLKYIVDTFWDQLASFQCLTSIQAFKLKYEQCLERAEPKSTADAVDPRRRVEERALDKEEEDYFNEESDEEDSASASNSQKEKPDSNTQKDQPKPHLPNGVDASPSSSSSTRSGGLVDYEDDEDDEDYKPPPPPRKQPEEDEDELLRLKRKSLLVEREQEPSKKPRLGKRENVFTVLCSTLSHAVLTGKKSQGTAGSAAKEPEEPEESRSSENDRSSSDDESHKEDDGVCCCEQGTSSENGKLNAEESVVVAQKSSPPEMAVNGGAATL; from the exons ATGGGCGCCCCGGAGAAGTCACAGTCTAATTCCAATTCGTTGCAG agAGTGAAGGTGTATCATTTGAATGAAGATGGTAAATGGGATGATAGAGGAACTGGGCATGTAAGCATCGACTATGTGGAG CGTTCTGAAGAACTCAGTCTATGTGTGATCGATGAAGAAGATAACGAGACGTTACTTGTGCATCCTATCAACACTGAGGATATTTACAGGAAGCAAGAAG ACACAATAATTTCATGGAGAGATCCGGAGCGCTCAACAGAATTGGCTTTGAGCTTCCAAGAAACTGCAGGGTGCTCTTATGTATG GGATCAAATCTGCACTATGCAACGCAATTTGCATTTCGGCTCCCTGAACA GTGAAACATTTCACAGCCTGAATAGTGAGTTGAAGGAGCTTCCTGCTGTAGAGCTCACTACACTTCCTCTAATACTGAAG ATTGTTACAGAGAGTGGCATGACAGATCAGATCCGTCTTACTGAAATTATATTGAAGGAT CATGATTTCTTCCGGAATCTGATGGGTGTGTTTAAAATATGTGAGGAATTGGAAAATGTTGATGGTCTTCACATGATATTCAATATCGTCAAGGGAATCA TTCTGCTCAACAGTTCTCAGATCCTGGAGAAAATATTTGGAGATGAGCTGATCATGGAAATTATCGGATGCCTTGAAT ATGACCCTGGTGTTCCTCACTCGCAGCATCACCGGAATTTTCTGAAGGAGCATGTCGTTTTTAAGGAG GCAATACCAATTAAAGATCCCTTAGTCCTGTCAAAGATACACCAAACCTACAGAATTGGTTACTTGAAG GATGTTGTTTTGGGTAGAGTACTAGATGATGCTGTTGTTGCAAACTTGAATTCAGTAATCCACGCGAACAATGCCATT GTTGTTTCGTTGCTGAAGGATGATATCACTTTTATTCAAGAATTATTTACAAGGTTGAAGTCACCATCTACATCTATGGAATCGAAGAAAAATTTG GTATATTTCTTGCACGAATTTTGTAGTTTAAGCAAGAGCCTCCAAGTGGTGCAGCAGCTGCGGCTTTTTAG GGACCTTATCAATGAAGGGATTTTTCATGTCATAGAGGAAGTCTTGCAGATTCCAGACAAAAAACTCGTATTAACTGG GGCAGATATCCTGATGCTTTTCTTGGCTCAAGACCCCAACCTTTTACGTTCTTATGTTGTTCGTACAGAAGGAACACCCCTGCTCGGTCTCCTG CTGAAGGGAATGACGGAAGACTTTGGTGATAAGATGCATTGCCAATTTCTAGAAATTATCCGAACATTACTGGATGCAAATGCATTGTCTGGTGGAGTTCAG CAGAGAGCGAATATCATGGATATTTTCTACGAGAAGCATCTACCTGAGTTAGTAGATGTTATTACTGCCTCATGTCCTGACAAGTCAGCCAACACATCTGAAGGTGCAGCCGGAAGGATTAGCAGAAAGCCTGAAGTCCTCCTGAACATATGCGAACTGTTGTGCTTTTGCATCATGCAAGATTTATCTAGAACGAG ATGCAGTTTTCTCCAAAACAACGTGACTGAAAAGGTCTTGCATCTCACACGGAGAAAGGAAAGATACCTAGTGGTTGCTGCTATTCGATTTGTCCGTACTCTCCTATATGTGCAT GATGATTATGTCCAGAGTTACGTTGTTAAGAACAACGTTCTGAAACCGATTATGGATGTCTTCATTGCCAATGGGAACCGGTACAATCTGCTGAACTCTGCAGTCTTGGATCTACTTGAGCACATACGCAAG GGAAATGCGACTCTGTTGCTCAAATACATAGTTGACACGTTCTGGGACCAGTTGGCCTCCTTTCAGTGCTTGACCTCCATCCAGGCTTTCAAGCTCAAGTATGAACAG TGCTTAGAACGTGCCGAACCTAAAAGCACAGCCGATGCGGTTGATCCGAGAAGAAGAGTTGAGGAGCGTGCATTGGATAAAGAGGAGGAAGATTATTTCAATGAAGAGAG CGATGAAGAAGATTCTGCATCTGCTTCTAATTCACAAAAGGAAAAACCTGATTCTAATACACAGAAAGATCAACCAAAGCCTCATCTTCCAAATGGAGTGGATGCAagcccttcttcttcttccag CACGAGATCTGGAGGCTTGGTTGACTATGAGGACGATGAAGATGACGAGGACTAtaagcctcctcctcctcctcggaAGCAGCCAGAGGAGGACGAAGACGAGCTCCTTAGGCTGAAACGAAAATCCCTTTTGGTGGAAAGAGAACAAGAGCCATCCAAAAAACCAAGGCTGGGTAAAAGAGAGAATGTGTTTACTGTGCTGTGCTCGACGCTGAGCCATGCAGTGCTAACGGGTAAGAAAAGTCAAGGCACGGCTGGATCTGCAGCTAAGGAACCTGAGGAACCTGAGGAATCGAGAAGTAGTGAGAATGATAGAAGCAGTTCAGATGATGAGAGCCACAAGGAGGATGATGGAGTCTGCTGTTGTGAACAGGGAACATCATCGGAGAATGGAAAGCTAAATGCGGAAGAATCCGTGGTAGTAGCTCAAAAATCATCACCACCTGAAATGGCTGTAAATGGCGGTGCAGCCACACTAtaa
- the LOC108859331 gene encoding 60S ribosomal protein L29-1 translates to MAKSKNHTAHNQSAKAHKNGIKKPRRHRHTPTRGMDPKFLRNQRYARKHNVKSGENATTED, encoded by the exons ATGGCCAAGTCGAAGAATCACACCGCGCATAACCAGTCGGCCAAGGCCCACAAGAACGGAATCAAGAAGCCAAGGAGGCACCGTCACACCCCCACCAGAGGG ATGGACCCAAAGTTCTTGAGGAACCAGAGGTACGCAAGGAAGCACAACGTCAAGAGCGGCGAGAATGCCACCACTGAAGACTAA
- the LOC108856953 gene encoding thioredoxin-like protein CITRX, chloroplastic, whose amino-acid sequence MALVQSRTLPRLNVSSSPILSTLHAPSSLLLRREIRPLTSPFSSSTAGNLPLSPLTTHPRKLLCPPPRGKFVREDYLVRKLSAQELQELVKGERKVPLIVDFYATWCGPCILMAQELEMLAVEYESNAMIVKVDTDDEYEFARDMQVRGLPTLFFISPDPSKDAIRTEGLIPIQMMRDIIDNDM is encoded by the exons ATGGCTCTCGTTCAATCCAGAACTCTTCCTCGCCTTAACGTCTCTTCATCGCCGATTCTATCCACACTCCACGCTCCTTCGTCTCTCCTTCTCCGGAGGGAAATTCGACCTTTAACATCTCCGTTCTCATCCTCCACCGCGGGGAACTTACCCCTCTCGCCGCTGACGACGCATCCGCGGAAGCTTCTCTGCCCTCCGCCTCGTGGAAAGTTTGTTAGAGAAGATTATCTTGTG AGGAAATTGTCAGCTCAAGAACTTCAAGAGCTGGTGAAAGGAGAGAGGAAGGTGCCGCTGATTGTTGATTTCTATGCCACGTGGTGTGGACCTTGTATCTTGATGGCACAAGAACTCGAAATG CTTGCAGTGGAGTATGAGAGCAATGCGATGATTGTGAAAGTTGATACAGATGATGAGTACGAGTTTGCACGCGACATGCAG GTTCGGGGATTACCTACATTGTTCTTCATCAGTCCTGACCCAAGCAAAGATGCAATCAGGACAGAAGGGCTGATTCCAATACAGATGATGCGTGACATCATTGACAACGACATGTGA
- the LOC108862747 gene encoding uncharacterized protein LOC108862747: MEATRFSNVSALLILLLLSLSPRATSKDQTVSCTMCTSCDNPCNPVPSSSPPPTPPSSSGGGGSYYYSPPPPNHPSSGGDGSYYYPPPSSSGGGKYPPPYGDGGQSYYYPPASYGNYPTPPPPNPIVPYFPFYFHVPPPGDSGSDRLMSSFLFVLFSFLICFG, from the coding sequence ATGGAAGCAACCAGATTCTCTAACGTGTCAGCTCTTCTCATACTGCTGCTACTGTCACTGTCTCCCCGTGCGACGTCAAAAGACCAAACTGTTTCTTGCACAATGTGTACCTCTTGCGACAATCCATGTAACCCTGTCCCGTCTTCCTCTCCGCCCCCTACACCTCCGAGCTCCAGCGGTGGCGGTGGATCTTATTAttattctcctcctcctcctaatCATCCGAGCTCCGGCGGCGACGGCTCTTATTATTATCCTCCTCCTTCGAGTTCCGGTGGTGGTAAATACCCTCCTCCGTATGGAGACGGTGGACAGAGTTACTATTATCCGCCTGCTTCTTACGGTAACTACCCGACGCCGCCTCCGCCGAATCCCATCGTTCCTTATTTTCCGTTTTACTTTCACGTACCTCCTCCGGGAGATTCTGGATCCGATCGTTTAATGAGTTCATTTCTCTTTGTTCTGTTCTCATTCTTGATTTGTTTTGGGTGA
- the LOC108862751 gene encoding protein DEHYDRATION-INDUCED 19 homolog 4 yields the protein MDSNSSWINCPSVFSSSSSSASRRCQQSRSDLYIGAGGGGYEDLEGEDDLKSEFICPFCAEVFDIVGLCCHIDEEHPVEAKNGVCPVCTKRVGLDIVGHITTQHANFFKVQRRRRLRKGGGGYSSAYLALKKELREANLQSLLGGSSSYTSSTNIDSDPLLSSFMFNPSAANKSAAPVTEGASATTKLSQKESLKRDVREAPLSGEDREKAKKSEFVRGLFLSTMLGEDY from the exons ATGGATTCCAATTCATCATGGATCAATTGTCCTTCCGTTTtctcatcctcttcttcttctgcttctcgACGATGTCAACAATCCCGATCAG ATCTGTATATAGGTGCAGGAGGAGGAGGGTACGAGGATCTGGAAGGAGAAGACGATTTAAAATCGGAGTTCATCTGCCCGTTTTGCGCCGAAGTCTTCGACATCGTCGGGCTCTGCTGTCACATTGACGAAGAGCATCCTGTCGAGGCCAAGAACGgg GTCTGTCCTGTATGCACAAAGAGGGTGGGATTAGATATCGTCGGCCATATCACTACACAACATGCCAACTTTTTCAAG GTGCAGCGAAGGAGAAGGTTGAGAAAAGGTGGTGGTGGATACAGCTCTGCTTATCTCGCCTTGAAGAAAGAGCTCCGGGAAGCTAACTTACAGTCTCTTCTCGGTGGATCCTCGAGTTACACTTCTTCTACCAATATAGATTCTGATCCGTTGCTCTCTTCCTTTATGTTTAATCCGTCAGCTGCAAACAAATCCGCTGCACCTGTTACAGAAGGAGCCTCGGCTACAACGAAACTCTCGCAAAAGGAATCTCTCAAAAG AGACGTTCGAGAAGCTCCACTTTCAGGGGAAGATCGAGAGAAGGCGAAGAAGAGCGAGTTTGTGAGAGGTTTGTTCTTGTCAACCATGCTTGGTGAGGATTACTAA
- the LOC108862752 gene encoding uncharacterized protein LOC108862752: MTMELSLITAKQGVAFGSSLLLLNRWDLANHISFAAADSLVDQSAVIFPVDAIANSPVRSSSYKTIRRIRKRRRTKRVSYGGDSEDGGDSGRFLLEGGGYDGPFGFGGGNDGGGKGWNYGGGGGGGGNWDESSSSSWSDPAMEFVYEVICWIALSNCVHFAFKRIMTIVTDGEREKLNLSLSPVC, translated from the coding sequence ATGACGATGGAGCTCTCTCTGATCACGGCCAAGCAAGGCGTAGCGTTTGGgagctctcttcttcttctcaaccGGTGGGATTTAGCTAATCACATTTCGTTCGCCGCCGCCGATTCCCTCGTCGACCAGTCGGCGGTTATCTTCCCCGTCGATGCGATCGCTAATTCGCCGGTTAGATCCAGCTCTTACAAGACGATCCGCAGGATCCGCAAAAGGAGGCGCACGAAGCGCGTTTCATACGGCGGCGATTCGGAAGACGGAGGAGATTCCGGTCGGTTTTTATTAGAAGGGGGTGGTTACGACGGTCCGTTTGGGTTTGGCGGTGGGAATGATGGCGGTGGAAAGGGATGGAActacggtggtggtggtggaggtggtggaaATTGGGATGAGTCATCATCGTCTTCTTGGTCGGATCCGGCGATGGAGTTCGTGTACGAAGTGATTTGCTGGATTGCGTTGTCGAATTGTGTGCATTTTGCGTTCAAGAGGATAATGACGATCGTGACGGATGGTGAAAGGGAGAAGTTGAATTTGTCACTGTCTCCTGTCTGCTGA